A region of Verrucomicrobiota bacterium DNA encodes the following proteins:
- a CDS encoding DUF4230 domain-containing protein yields MRRGRISWPLALVIIVLLVTTLAWYSVHRLSELPGEAIAAVGRESARNAAKVSETLVELFHLRPTVTTRNEIKIDPQTAPISQLALVSRETEVTRQTSTTWLGSTKSVRLRAVYRVQAGFDLMKRFSVEVSGNHVEVKVPPAEILTVEPVETHVDGLDNGLWNRVQASDVQTELAAMPDAARVKAADLPAAAEDAFQKTLRDRLAPAGLQVDVSFEEAKPPVPAPSGGL; encoded by the coding sequence ATGAGACGCGGAAGAATCAGCTGGCCCCTCGCGTTGGTCATCATCGTTCTGCTCGTTACCACGCTCGCATGGTACAGCGTTCATCGCCTCAGCGAGCTTCCCGGTGAGGCGATCGCCGCCGTGGGCCGTGAATCCGCCCGGAACGCGGCCAAAGTCAGCGAAACCCTGGTGGAGCTTTTTCATCTGCGGCCGACGGTCACCACCCGGAACGAGATCAAGATCGATCCGCAAACGGCCCCGATTTCCCAATTGGCTCTGGTCAGCCGCGAAACTGAAGTGACGCGCCAGACCAGTACGACCTGGCTGGGCAGCACCAAGAGCGTCCGGTTGCGAGCCGTTTACCGGGTGCAGGCCGGTTTTGACCTGATGAAACGCTTCAGCGTTGAGGTGTCCGGTAATCACGTCGAGGTAAAGGTGCCCCCGGCTGAGATCCTGACGGTTGAACCGGTTGAGACTCACGTCGACGGGTTAGATAACGGTTTGTGGAACCGGGTACAAGCATCAGACGTGCAGACGGAACTCGCCGCCATGCCGGACGCGGCTCGCGTCAAGGCGGCCGATCTGCCTGCGGCGGCAGAGGATGCGTTCCAGAAAACCCTGCGTGACCGGCTGGCGCCGGCCGGCCTCCAGGTCGACGTCAGCTTTGAGGAAGCCAAGCCGCCCGTACCGGCTCCTTCCGGCGGATTGTAA
- the lexA gene encoding transcriptional repressor LexA, translating to MLTQRQQEVLTFIEKQQRDTGLPPTTREIQAHFGFHSQTAAMNHLRALEKKGAIHKSPGKARAAVVPQPEREPWERRIPFLGTIPAGPTVEAEEETDQALELDLRLFGQGSPAGVFALRVRGDSMINAQIADGDLVIVQKRQPREGDIVAALIDGEVTLKRYVIVDRKPRLVAENPRYRDLVPAADLQIQGVMIGLIRRA from the coding sequence ATGCTTACGCAAAGGCAGCAGGAAGTACTCACTTTCATAGAAAAACAGCAGCGCGACACCGGTCTCCCGCCCACGACCCGTGAGATTCAGGCCCATTTCGGCTTTCACAGCCAGACGGCCGCGATGAACCACCTGCGGGCGCTGGAAAAAAAGGGCGCGATTCACAAGTCCCCGGGGAAAGCCCGGGCCGCCGTGGTGCCGCAACCGGAGCGGGAGCCCTGGGAACGCCGTATTCCGTTCCTGGGTACGATTCCCGCCGGACCGACCGTGGAAGCAGAGGAGGAAACGGATCAGGCGCTCGAACTCGACCTGCGCCTTTTCGGCCAGGGATCACCGGCGGGCGTGTTCGCCTTGCGTGTTCGGGGCGACTCCATGATCAACGCCCAGATCGCCGATGGCGACCTGGTCATTGTCCAGAAAAGGCAGCCCCGGGAAGGGGACATCGTTGCGGCCCTGATTGACGGCGAGGTGACGCTGAAGCGTTATGTGATCGTTGACCGCAAGCCCCGCCTCGTAGCCGAAAACCCGCGGTATCGCGACCTGGTTCCGGCCGCCGATCTCCAGATTCAGGGCGTCATGATCGGCCTGATCCGGCGGGCGTAG
- a CDS encoding CDP-alcohol phosphatidyltransferase family protein: protein MLTIPADGMTLANRITLARIGLIPLFGGFAGAYSRSVSAGKPDERLRRLATAAFFFATLTDGVDGFVARRFDQKSRLGMILDPIADKGLMLIALLTLGLGRWNEGFPAWFPAVVLGRESLVVSGYWALKERRGGVEVKPSPAGKAATLFQLLSMLAVLLGIRKSTVRLLVTTASALTVASGLGYLYDAWKKAGNPTAR, encoded by the coding sequence TTGCTTACGATTCCGGCAGACGGCATGACCCTGGCAAATCGCATCACTCTGGCACGCATCGGGTTAATTCCGCTTTTCGGCGGATTTGCAGGGGCTTATAGCCGCTCGGTTTCGGCCGGCAAACCTGATGAAAGGCTGCGCCGCCTCGCGACGGCCGCTTTCTTTTTTGCGACTCTCACGGACGGCGTCGATGGCTTTGTCGCCAGGCGATTTGATCAGAAAAGCCGGCTCGGCATGATCCTTGATCCGATTGCGGACAAAGGCCTGATGCTGATTGCACTGCTCACGCTGGGCCTGGGTCGCTGGAATGAAGGATTCCCGGCCTGGTTTCCGGCCGTCGTGCTTGGCCGGGAAAGTCTGGTGGTGAGCGGCTACTGGGCGTTGAAGGAACGCCGGGGGGGCGTTGAGGTCAAGCCGAGCCCGGCCGGGAAGGCGGCGACCCTTTTCCAACTGTTATCGATGCTGGCGGTCCTGCTCGGGATCCGCAAATCGACCGTGCGATTGCTGGTGACGACGGCTTCGGCGCTCACGGTGGCCTCCGGGCTCGGTTACCTGTACGACGCCTGGAAAAAGGCCGGAAACCCCACCGCACGCTGA
- a CDS encoding tyrosine recombinase XerC — protein MAHQKKDRLLDRYLQHLEVEKNASPRTITAYRHALNRFKQFAGDEVSWHTATPAHFRAFLLNCMQEDMARSYVRLTFAALRSFYRYLRERAGFTENPLNQVQLPKMEKKLPVILSVKQVDNLLAKPTAAERKNQAPPWAATRDAAILELFYSSGLRLSELVALDVADVDLYTESVRVFGKGRKERIVPVGQAALTAIQKYRQAASVHTGPLFISKLRKRISARSVWLLLKKYLAETGIPLKISPHKLRHSFATHLLDNGADLRSVQSLLGHANLSTTQIYTHVTAARLKAAYDQAHPRA, from the coding sequence ATGGCTCACCAAAAAAAGGATCGCTTGCTTGACCGCTACCTGCAGCACCTTGAGGTCGAAAAGAATGCCTCCCCCCGTACCATCACGGCCTACCGCCATGCCTTGAACCGCTTTAAGCAGTTCGCCGGCGATGAAGTCTCCTGGCACACGGCCACCCCGGCCCATTTTCGTGCTTTCCTGCTGAATTGCATGCAGGAAGACATGGCGCGCTCCTACGTCCGGCTGACGTTTGCGGCGCTCCGCAGCTTTTACCGGTACCTGCGTGAACGGGCAGGGTTTACTGAGAACCCGCTCAACCAGGTGCAACTGCCGAAGATGGAGAAGAAATTGCCGGTGATCCTTTCCGTCAAACAGGTGGACAACCTGCTGGCCAAACCTACGGCCGCCGAACGGAAAAACCAGGCGCCGCCCTGGGCGGCAACCCGCGACGCGGCGATTCTTGAACTGTTCTACAGCAGCGGGCTGCGTCTGAGCGAACTGGTGGCGCTCGACGTGGCGGACGTTGACCTCTACACCGAATCGGTCCGGGTTTTTGGTAAAGGCAGGAAGGAACGCATCGTGCCGGTCGGCCAGGCCGCCCTCACCGCCATCCAGAAATACCGTCAGGCGGCCAGCGTTCACACCGGGCCGCTGTTCATCAGTAAGCTTCGCAAACGGATCTCGGCGCGTTCGGTCTGGTTGTTGCTGAAGAAATACCTGGCGGAAACGGGCATCCCGTTGAAAATTTCTCCCCACAAGTTGCGTCACAGTTTTGCGACGCACCTGCTCGACAACGGCGCAGACCTTCGCAGCGTCCAGTCTTTACTCGGGCACGCTAACCTTTCGACCACCCAGATTTACACCCACGTCACGGCGGCCCGGTTGAAGGCGGCCTACGATCAGGCGCACCCAAGGGCTTGA
- the cysA gene encoding sulfate ABC transporter ATP-binding protein, producing the protein MKIEVRDLVRTYGRMIALDHVSVTADDGEFLALLGPSGSGKTTLLRIIAGLDYPDSGTVLFGGEDATRLKIQKRRVGFVFQNYALFRHMTVAKNVAFGLEVKPGRARPASDEIRRRVSELLRLVQLPNLEHRYPHQLSGGQRQRVALARALAIEPRILLLDEPFGALDAKVRKELRGWVKQLQRDLKITALFVTHDQDEALEIADRVVVMNNARIEQIGTPAQIQDEPATPFVLEFVRGRTVLA; encoded by the coding sequence ATGAAAATTGAAGTCAGAGATCTGGTCCGGACCTATGGCCGGATGATTGCGCTTGACCACGTGTCGGTCACGGCTGACGACGGTGAATTCCTGGCCCTGCTGGGCCCTTCCGGGTCGGGCAAGACCACCCTGCTCCGCATCATCGCAGGGCTTGATTACCCGGACAGCGGGACGGTCTTATTCGGGGGTGAGGACGCGACGCGGCTTAAGATCCAGAAACGGCGGGTGGGATTTGTCTTTCAGAATTACGCGCTGTTCCGGCATATGACGGTGGCGAAAAATGTCGCGTTCGGCCTTGAGGTGAAGCCGGGCCGCGCCCGGCCGGCGTCCGACGAGATCCGGCGGCGCGTTTCCGAGCTGCTGCGCCTGGTGCAGCTGCCGAACCTGGAACACCGGTACCCGCACCAACTTTCCGGCGGCCAGCGGCAACGGGTGGCGCTGGCGCGCGCACTGGCGATTGAGCCGCGGATCCTCCTGCTCGATGAGCCGTTCGGCGCGCTCGATGCAAAAGTCCGGAAAGAACTGCGCGGCTGGGTCAAACAGCTTCAGCGGGACCTGAAGATTACGGCCCTGTTTGTGACTCACGATCAGGATGAGGCGTTAGAGATCGCGGATCGCGTGGTGGTGATGAACAACGCGCGGATCGAACAGATCGGAACTCCGGCGCAGATCCAGGACGAACCGGCCACGCCGTTTGTCCTCGAATTTGTGAGGGGACGAACCGTACTGGCGTAG
- a CDS encoding amino acid ABC transporter permease: MLRWFWLDPYQGQRRVSWPVALLNWALAFLLIGVVCVFSFSRLRYHWDWHTIGSYQGFFWRGWWHTLGISLVALVCSTLIGLLTALARRSGWLVLRALSRLYVEVIRGTPLLVQISFAFYVVADAFRVENRFIVGVATLSVFTGAFVGETIRGGIESIGASQLDSAKAIGLTRRQTYLYVIFPQAIRVILPSLAGMFANLIKDSSLLSVISIEDFTWNAQQVAALTFNHFECYLVLAGGYLVLTLPITLGAQYLERRTTYET, from the coding sequence ATCCTGCGCTGGTTTTGGCTTGACCCATACCAGGGTCAACGGCGGGTGAGCTGGCCGGTGGCGCTGCTCAATTGGGCGCTGGCCTTCCTTCTCATCGGCGTGGTGTGCGTGTTTTCCTTCAGCCGGCTTCGTTACCATTGGGATTGGCATACGATCGGCAGTTACCAGGGTTTCTTCTGGCGCGGCTGGTGGCACACGCTGGGCATTTCCCTGGTCGCCCTGGTGTGCAGCACGCTGATCGGCCTGCTCACCGCCCTCGCGCGAAGATCCGGTTGGCTGGTCCTCCGGGCGCTTAGCCGATTGTACGTCGAAGTGATCCGCGGGACGCCGCTGCTGGTGCAGATCTCATTCGCGTTTTACGTCGTGGCAGACGCCTTTCGGGTCGAGAATCGTTTCATCGTCGGCGTGGCCACCCTCTCGGTGTTCACCGGCGCGTTCGTCGGCGAAACGATCCGCGGCGGCATCGAGAGTATTGGCGCTTCCCAGCTCGACTCAGCCAAAGCCATCGGGTTAACCCGGCGCCAGACCTACCTGTACGTCATTTTCCCCCAGGCCATCCGCGTGATCTTACCGTCGCTGGCGGGCATGTTTGCAAACCTGATCAAGGATTCGTCCCTGCTCTCCGTAATCTCGATCGAGGATTTTACCTGGAATGCCCAGCAGGTTGCGGCGCTGACCTTTAACCATTTTGAGTGCTACCTCGTCCTCGCCGGCGGCTACCTCGTGCTTACGCTGCCCATCACCCTGGGCGCCCAATACCTGGAGCGCCGTACGACGTATGAAACTTGA
- a CDS encoding amino acid ABC transporter ATP-binding protein, with translation MKLELAGLWKSFGSHPVLRGANLDVGQTRTLALIGPSGGGKSTLLRLLAGLDRADAGQIVLDGQVLPRTEDELRHYRMSIGTVFQAYNLFPHLNALRNITLPLEKVHGLRPADARGTAEQILERLQLQEHRFKTPAELSGGQRQRVAIARAIAIRPRLLLFDEPTSALDPEMTAEVLEVIEELRLEGRDFILVTHQMGFARKVADQVALLSSGRIVECGPPAAVLEHPQSEPARRFLSRILKY, from the coding sequence ATGAAACTTGAGCTCGCCGGCCTTTGGAAATCGTTCGGATCCCACCCCGTCCTGCGCGGCGCTAACCTTGACGTCGGCCAGACGCGAACCCTTGCGTTGATCGGTCCATCCGGTGGCGGCAAGTCGACGCTGCTCCGGCTGCTGGCCGGCCTCGATCGCGCCGACGCCGGACAAATCGTGCTTGATGGTCAGGTTTTACCTCGCACCGAAGACGAATTGCGGCATTACCGGATGTCGATCGGGACGGTCTTCCAGGCTTACAACCTGTTTCCTCACCTGAACGCGTTGCGGAACATCACCCTGCCGCTTGAAAAGGTGCATGGGTTAAGGCCCGCCGACGCACGCGGAACCGCCGAACAGATCCTGGAGCGGCTCCAATTGCAGGAGCACCGCTTTAAAACGCCCGCTGAGTTGTCCGGCGGGCAGCGCCAGCGCGTCGCCATCGCCCGGGCCATCGCGATTCGGCCCAGGCTCCTGCTGTTCGATGAACCCACGTCGGCCCTCGACCCGGAAATGACGGCGGAGGTTCTGGAAGTGATCGAGGAACTGCGCCTCGAAGGGCGCGACTTTATCCTGGTGACGCACCAGATGGGCTTCGCCCGAAAAGTGGCGGACCAGGTCGCCCTGTTGAGCAGCGGCCGCATCGTCGAGTGCGGTCCGCCCGCCGCCGTTCTGGAGCACCCGCAGTCGGAGCCGGCACGGCGGTTCCTATCCCGGATCCTGAAGTACTGA
- the der gene encoding ribosome biogenesis GTPase Der, with product MGTLPTVAIVGRPNVGKSALFNRLVQRRIAIVHDQPGVTRDRLVAECNAGLRSFTVVDTGGIGGGSSDERFEERVRSEADLAMDMADVILFVTDAKDGVTPVDQMLAKELRKTRKPIIVAVNKIDHERHADAEADFSSLGFPDLVAISAAHGRGIPELLERVQHELPPERGEPGEQTGPPADRPLRLAIVGRPNVGKSSLINAILQDQRTIVSDVPGTTRDAVDVPYERSGKKFLLIDTAGIRPRGKHNTSVEVFSVMRSEKSIERADVCALLIDAVDGVTAQDKKIAGLIQKNEKPCIVVVNKLDLVKPPTKVRDFLNGVLGQIRTNLFFLSYAPIDILSAETRENLDRLFNSIEKIETHSQRVIGTGQLNRLLQTAMEQHPPPLKGQRRLKILYATQLTPAEGTPVPIPAFLLFVNHPELLNDEYRRYLEAKVRDHAGFYGLPVLFRLRSRREE from the coding sequence ATGGGAACCTTGCCAACCGTCGCTATCGTCGGCCGGCCGAACGTCGGCAAATCGGCCTTGTTCAACCGCTTGGTGCAAAGGCGGATCGCCATCGTTCACGATCAGCCGGGGGTAACCCGGGACCGGTTGGTAGCGGAGTGCAATGCCGGCCTGCGTTCTTTCACGGTCGTCGACACGGGCGGCATCGGCGGAGGCAGCAGCGACGAGCGGTTTGAGGAACGCGTGCGGTCGGAAGCTGACCTGGCCATGGACATGGCAGACGTGATCCTGTTCGTGACGGACGCCAAAGACGGCGTCACCCCGGTCGATCAGATGCTCGCGAAAGAACTTCGCAAAACGCGCAAACCGATCATCGTGGCGGTAAACAAGATCGATCACGAGCGGCACGCGGATGCCGAAGCTGATTTTTCATCCCTCGGCTTTCCCGACCTGGTTGCAATCAGCGCCGCCCACGGCCGGGGGATCCCTGAACTACTTGAGCGGGTCCAGCACGAACTGCCGCCGGAGAGGGGCGAACCCGGTGAGCAGACCGGTCCGCCGGCCGACCGGCCCCTTCGCCTTGCGATCGTCGGGCGGCCGAACGTCGGCAAATCGTCATTGATCAACGCCATTCTGCAGGACCAACGCACGATCGTAAGCGATGTCCCCGGCACGACCCGTGATGCGGTCGACGTTCCCTACGAGCGAAGCGGGAAGAAATTTCTGTTGATCGACACGGCCGGCATCCGTCCCCGAGGCAAACACAACACGTCGGTCGAGGTTTTCAGCGTGATGCGTTCGGAAAAGAGCATCGAGCGTGCAGACGTCTGCGCGCTGCTGATCGACGCCGTCGACGGGGTAACGGCGCAGGACAAAAAAATCGCGGGCTTGATTCAGAAGAATGAAAAGCCGTGCATCGTCGTCGTCAACAAACTGGACTTGGTCAAACCGCCGACCAAAGTCCGGGATTTCCTGAACGGTGTCCTCGGGCAGATCCGGACTAACCTCTTCTTTCTGAGTTATGCGCCGATCGACATCCTGTCGGCGGAAACGCGTGAGAACCTGGACCGGCTCTTCAACAGCATCGAAAAGATCGAAACGCACTCGCAGCGGGTCATCGGTACCGGCCAGCTTAACCGTTTGCTGCAGACGGCCATGGAGCAACATCCCCCACCCTTAAAGGGCCAACGCCGTCTGAAGATCCTGTACGCGACGCAGCTGACTCCAGCCGAAGGCACACCGGTACCCATCCCTGCGTTCCTGCTCTTTGTGAACCACCCTGAATTGCTGAACGATGAGTACAGGCGTTACCTGGAGGCAAAGGTTCGCGACCACGCCGGTTTTTACGGGCTGCCGGTTCTCTTCCGGTTGCGTTCGCGGCGGGAAGAGTAG
- a CDS encoding DUF4912 domain-containing protein, with protein MSEQTTNTPKDFRVASDPVLAYARSEEPSQYVPATDPATRPEFENLGELPARYDQMYLIARDPHWLFTYWDFDYAQFPANRHLVLQVFCDGNLETTIDINELARNWYIPVQRADASYRVVFGYRDQAGTWHEVAGAGPARTPPESLSSDWNSEFATVPFHLSFNLLLDVIEAARVSGEPLIKALGDLERAALKAGGGSSERHTGQVKILEALLGKDLLERLFSLSSGVLSSSEITAYIRRELENKLDSGAASELLARGRLAEMLAPGETSLFSHFLKAAVATELSSAGVSSFGAQTSSAEVTSFGAQTSSAEVTSFGAQTSGAEVTSFGAQTSSAGVTSFGAETSSAEVSSFGAETSSAEVSSFGLETSSAGVSSFGLETSSAQLSSFGLASESLSSLGLSSESLSSLGLSREVLSSFGLTSETLSSLGLSSEILSSLGVSSESLSSWQQEVLQSLGGVESSGALASFGEIFSSLELLSSLGSESLLSWEKALLLGGGSEFLSLSSETLSSGAFGSESQALWSGLESSFSSWSELWSESSLFSGIGASWGEQPYGERGFFMHVNAEVIFYGGTDPRAKVFIAGQPVQLNPDGTFRYHFKFPDQEFEIPIIAISPDNVEARTAILSFRRTTQRQGDVGATVQPAHLTNPMGAK; from the coding sequence ATGAGCGAACAAACAACCAACACCCCGAAAGACTTCCGAGTAGCTTCAGACCCGGTGTTGGCATACGCCAGGTCCGAGGAGCCGAGCCAATACGTTCCGGCGACTGACCCTGCTACCCGTCCGGAGTTCGAGAACCTCGGCGAACTTCCCGCGCGGTATGACCAGATGTATTTGATCGCCCGGGATCCGCATTGGCTGTTTACTTATTGGGATTTCGATTACGCGCAGTTTCCGGCTAACCGTCACCTGGTGTTGCAGGTTTTTTGCGACGGCAACCTTGAGACGACGATCGATATCAACGAGTTGGCACGCAACTGGTACATCCCCGTGCAGCGGGCCGATGCGTCGTACCGGGTCGTTTTCGGCTATCGCGACCAGGCGGGTACGTGGCATGAGGTGGCCGGAGCCGGGCCGGCGAGAACGCCTCCTGAATCGCTCAGCTCGGATTGGAACTCTGAATTCGCCACGGTCCCCTTTCACCTCAGCTTCAATTTGCTGCTGGACGTGATCGAGGCCGCCCGCGTTTCCGGCGAACCGTTGATCAAGGCGTTGGGAGATCTCGAGCGCGCCGCCTTGAAGGCCGGCGGCGGTTCTTCCGAACGGCATACCGGTCAGGTCAAAATCCTCGAAGCGCTCTTGGGTAAAGACCTGCTCGAGCGGCTTTTCTCTTTGAGTTCAGGCGTCCTAAGCTCAAGCGAAATCACCGCGTACATCCGGCGCGAACTTGAAAACAAGCTCGACTCGGGGGCGGCCAGCGAATTGCTGGCGCGCGGGCGGCTGGCCGAGATGCTCGCGCCCGGTGAGACCAGCCTGTTCAGCCATTTCCTGAAAGCCGCCGTTGCCACCGAGCTCTCCAGCGCTGGGGTAAGCAGTTTCGGCGCACAGACCTCCAGTGCCGAGGTGACCAGTTTCGGCGCACAAACCTCCAGTGCCGAGGTGACCAGCTTCGGCGCACAAACCTCCGGTGCCGAGGTGACCAGCTTCGGCGCACAAACCTCCAGCGCGGGAGTAACCAGTTTCGGCGCGGAGACCTCCAGCGCGGAAGTGAGCAGTTTCGGCGCGGAGACCTCCAGTGCGGAAGTGAGCAGCTTCGGCCTGGAAACCTCGAGCGCGGGGGTCAGCAGCTTCGGCCTGGAGACTTCGAGCGCCCAGCTTTCTTCCTTCGGCTTGGCGAGTGAATCGCTCTCTTCTCTCGGCCTGAGCAGTGAATCACTATCCTCGCTGGGGTTGAGCCGTGAGGTGTTATCCTCGTTTGGCCTCACCAGCGAGACTTTGTCCTCGCTGGGTCTGAGCAGTGAAATCTTGTCTTCTCTCGGCGTGAGCAGCGAGTCGCTCTCGAGTTGGCAACAGGAAGTGCTTCAAAGCCTCGGCGGCGTCGAGAGCAGCGGCGCGCTGGCGAGTTTCGGCGAAATCTTTTCCAGCCTGGAGCTGTTGAGTTCGCTGGGTTCAGAATCTTTGCTGTCCTGGGAAAAGGCCCTCCTGCTGGGCGGCGGTTCGGAATTCTTGTCGTTGAGCTCCGAAACCCTGAGTTCGGGTGCGTTCGGTTCGGAAAGCCAGGCCCTCTGGAGCGGCCTGGAATCCAGTTTCTCGAGCTGGTCGGAACTCTGGTCTGAGTCGAGCTTGTTCAGCGGCATAGGCGCCAGCTGGGGCGAACAGCCGTACGGCGAGCGCGGTTTCTTCATGCACGTGAACGCCGAAGTCATCTTTTACGGCGGCACGGATCCGCGCGCCAAGGTCTTCATTGCCGGCCAACCCGTCCAGCTTAACCCTGACGGCACCTTCCGGTACCACTTCAAGTTTCCGGACCAGGAATTCGAGATCCCGATCATCGCGATTTCACCGGACAACGTTGAAGCCCGGACGGCGATCCTCTCGTTTCGCCGCACGACCCAGCGCCAGGGCGACGTGGGCGCAACCGTGCAGCCGGCGCACCTGACCAACCCGATGGGCGCGAAGTAA
- a CDS encoding putative manganese-dependent inorganic diphosphatase — MQTIVIGHRNPDMDSICSAIAYAGLKRRLGMADVIAGRAGNTNERIDYVLQRFGVPAPQFVSDVAPRVADIMDTKVVSVPQHASIYQAMASMELKRLRALPVVDEENRCLGLLSGWKMSRYLFPPREETMNARRFEGAIADIVHALDGQLLAGEARPEVRPLVIMVAAMRLESFAARLEGYDPCQVVLFVGDREDIQAAAIDAGVLAIVVTGGLGVSAAIRAKAREKDVLLISSQFDTATSALLSRGAVRVGRMVDANFTSFNPDASLRSVRQLVANSADLLFPVIEGDRQLVGLLSKSDFLKPVPRQLILVDHNELSQAVPGASELPIIEVLDHHRIGGLSTDLPIMFWNNPVGSTSTLVALAYRQYGIPVDGSTAGLLLAGLISDTLNLTSPTTTDIDRQVAEELSRTAGVTATRLAEEIFSVGSPLRSLAPKDVVTADCKDYDESGARFSVSQIEELNFNAFWEKKEDLYKALESYRAAQGAYFAALLITDVNTQNSLLLLAAPPEFLGTITYPALEANLFELNGVVSRKKQLLPFLLDCLHKAEAVRPRA; from the coding sequence ATGCAGACGATCGTGATTGGCCACCGTAACCCCGATATGGATTCCATCTGTTCCGCCATCGCGTACGCGGGGCTGAAACGGCGGCTGGGTATGGCCGACGTCATTGCCGGCCGGGCCGGCAATACCAACGAGCGCATTGACTACGTTCTTCAGCGGTTCGGGGTACCGGCACCGCAGTTTGTGAGCGACGTGGCCCCACGGGTTGCCGACATCATGGACACCAAGGTGGTCTCGGTTCCTCAACACGCCTCCATTTATCAGGCGATGGCCTCCATGGAACTGAAGCGGCTCCGCGCGCTGCCGGTCGTCGACGAGGAGAATCGCTGCCTTGGCCTCTTGTCCGGCTGGAAGATGAGCCGCTACCTGTTTCCGCCGCGCGAGGAAACGATGAATGCACGCCGGTTTGAAGGCGCCATCGCCGACATTGTCCACGCCCTTGATGGCCAGTTGCTGGCCGGTGAGGCGCGACCCGAGGTCCGTCCGCTGGTGATCATGGTGGCGGCGATGCGGCTGGAGTCGTTTGCAGCCCGGCTGGAAGGCTATGATCCATGCCAGGTGGTGCTCTTCGTTGGAGACCGGGAAGATATCCAGGCGGCAGCCATTGACGCCGGTGTCCTGGCGATCGTCGTCACGGGCGGGTTAGGCGTGTCGGCAGCCATCCGCGCGAAAGCCAGGGAGAAAGATGTCCTCCTGATTTCCAGCCAGTTCGATACGGCGACCTCCGCCCTGTTATCCCGCGGCGCAGTCCGGGTCGGGCGCATGGTCGACGCCAATTTCACCAGCTTCAACCCTGACGCGTCGCTGCGTTCCGTCCGCCAGTTGGTAGCCAACTCGGCCGACCTGCTCTTTCCGGTGATTGAGGGTGACCGGCAGCTCGTCGGTCTGCTCTCCAAGAGCGACTTTTTGAAGCCCGTGCCACGCCAGCTCATCCTGGTCGATCACAACGAACTTTCTCAGGCCGTGCCCGGGGCTTCCGAGTTGCCCATCATCGAGGTCCTGGATCACCACCGGATCGGCGGGCTGAGCACTGACCTGCCGATCATGTTCTGGAATAATCCCGTCGGTTCAACCAGTACGCTCGTCGCCTTGGCTTACCGGCAGTACGGGATACCGGTCGACGGCTCCACCGCCGGGCTGCTCCTTGCAGGCCTGATTTCCGACACCCTCAACCTGACCTCGCCGACCACCACGGACATTGATCGCCAGGTCGCGGAGGAGCTTAGCCGGACCGCCGGCGTGACGGCGACCCGGCTCGCCGAAGAGATCTTTTCCGTCGGTTCCCCGCTCCGCTCACTTGCCCCCAAAGACGTCGTTACCGCCGATTGCAAGGATTACGACGAAAGCGGCGCTCGCTTCAGCGTCTCGCAAATCGAGGAGCTCAATTTTAATGCTTTCTGGGAGAAAAAGGAGGATTTGTACAAAGCCCTGGAATCCTACCGGGCCGCCCAAGGCGCCTACTTCGCCGCGCTGCTGATCACGGACGTGAACACGCAGAACTCATTGCTGCTGCTGGCCGCGCCGCCCGAGTTCCTGGGTACGATCACGTACCCCGCCCTGGAAGCAAACCTTTTCGAGTTAAACGGGGTCGTTTCACGCAAAAAGCAGCTCCTGCCTTTTCTGCTGGATTGCCTGCATAAGGCGGAAGCGGTCCGCCCGAGAGCGTGA